One window of Acipenser ruthenus chromosome 17, fAciRut3.2 maternal haplotype, whole genome shotgun sequence genomic DNA carries:
- the LOC117422841 gene encoding potassium voltage-gated channel subfamily E member 4-like encodes MLTMEGANVTEPIPTETPEPHDAVNVKEGGNEYLYILIVMSFYGIFLLGIMLGYVRSKKREKKSNVFLLYEEEEREWGGVVKKHSLPYISGLRAVQVSLPFSALSESRVPAAFSCALCSMEEISVSSVCSSADIPLAIEEESDSENGEGSGALLKENSENSEGPSEVINETAS; translated from the coding sequence ATGCTGACAATGGAAGGAGCTAATGTCACAGAACCTATTCCTACGGAAACCCCTGAACCACACGACGCGGTCAACGTCAAGGAGGGGGGCAACGAGTACCTGTACATACTTATCGTGATGTCCTTCTACGGGATCTTCCTACTGGGTATCATGCTGGGCTACGTGAGATCTAAGAAGAGGGAGAAGAAATCCAACGTATTCTTATTGTAcgaagaggaggagagggaatGGGGAGGCGTGGTGAAGAAGCACAGTCTGCCGTACATTTCAGGTCTCAGAGCTGTCCAGGTGTCGCTGCCCTTCAGTGCCCTGTCGGAGAGCAGGGTCCCCGCGGCGTTCTCCTGCGCTTTGTGTTCCATGGAAGAAATTAGCGTGAGTTCGGTGTGCTCGTCTGCGGATATCCCCCTAGCCATCGAGGAAGAATCTGACAGCGAGAACGGAGAAGGCTCCGGCGCGCTTCTTAAAGAGAACTCTGAAAACAGTGAAGGTCCATCAGAAGTCATCAATGAAACGGCCAGCTAG